One window of the Halarcobacter mediterraneus genome contains the following:
- a CDS encoding winged helix-turn-helix domain-containing protein, with protein sequence MRLLAYNIDSELLDYIEEKQLYITDIAEDISDAIYHSEVRYYNMLVIDCSNYFDAKKILKNINYRITATIFLVDDWTKDLEINLLKKGAMSVIKKPTSNNYILAKMQAIHRENFEKELIYKNQYKANLEEKSLVNNQDKKIFFKGKSFSILSYLIKNRYRAPISKDELLQTNWDEPEMVSDNVIEVNINSIRNSLKKEFDENFIETVRHRGYKVSI encoded by the coding sequence ATGAGGCTATTAGCTTATAATATAGATAGTGAATTATTAGACTATATTGAAGAAAAACAACTTTATATCACTGATATAGCAGAAGATATTAGTGATGCAATTTATCATAGTGAAGTTAGATATTATAATATGTTAGTAATAGATTGTAGTAATTACTTTGATGCAAAGAAGATCTTAAAAAATATAAACTATAGAATAACAGCAACAATTTTTTTAGTTGATGATTGGACTAAGGATTTAGAAATAAACCTATTAAAAAAAGGTGCAATGTCAGTTATAAAAAAACCCACTTCAAATAATTATATTTTAGCAAAAATGCAAGCAATACATAGAGAAAACTTTGAAAAAGAATTAATATATAAAAATCAGTATAAAGCAAATTTAGAAGAGAAATCTTTAGTGAATAATCAAGATAAAAAAATTTTTTTCAAAGGAAAGTCTTTTTCTATTCTTAGCTATTTAATAAAAAATCGGTATAGAGCTCCCATATCAAAAGATGAATTATTACAGACAAACTGGGATGAACCTGAAATGGTTTCAGATAATGTTATTGAGGTAAATATAAATTCAATTAGAAATAGTTTGAAAAAAGAGTTTGATGAGAATTTTATTGAAACAGTTAGGCATAGGGGTTATAAAGTAAGTATATAA
- a CDS encoding aspartate kinase produces the protein MDIKVCKFGGSSVKDASQIKKVFSIVKSDIKRKVIVVSAPGRDEKFQEKITDHLLNVSTEGNHFSEQKIEVSAKQSFDAIVEKFESLCKDLEIDKKTIIDSLIKDLNNKTLKSEKKDAFFLSRGEHYNAKIISEYMRKRGLNIKLMLPEEFGFILSSNYCDGKVLKQSHKNISEHFKFDKYDCYLVPGFYGITQDNEIAVLSRGGSDLTGGELAYSLDADVYENWTDTNGVYEVDPRIIQDANVIPRLTFKELRLLSSKGFNVFHFNAMLNCKKSKIPINIRNTNNPEHEGTIILSERVPMEDLVGIAKLDNMAAIHLQKDMLADEIGFTAELLKVFSEFGINTYHYPTDRDDISILVDQEDLKGNINNLRRSIERRLKTDNIFVTYNLSIITLVGIGLKENAFAVVDAIAALKEENISFEMFDMSPSKISFHIGVSQNISDIALETLYKKMIAV, from the coding sequence ATGGATATAAAAGTATGCAAGTTTGGAGGAAGTTCAGTAAAAGATGCCTCCCAAATTAAAAAAGTTTTTAGTATCGTTAAAAGCGATATTAAACGGAAAGTAATAGTTGTTTCAGCTCCTGGAAGAGATGAAAAATTTCAGGAGAAAATAACAGATCATTTATTAAATGTATCAACAGAAGGAAATCATTTTAGTGAGCAAAAAATAGAAGTTTCTGCAAAACAAAGTTTTGATGCAATTGTTGAAAAGTTTGAATCACTTTGTAAGGATTTAGAAATTGATAAAAAAACAATTATTGATAGTTTAATAAAAGATTTAAATAATAAGACATTAAAGTCAGAAAAAAAAGATGCATTCTTTTTATCTCGTGGAGAACATTATAATGCTAAGATAATAAGTGAATATATGAGAAAAAGAGGTCTTAATATTAAACTTATGCTTCCAGAAGAGTTTGGTTTTATTTTGAGTTCAAACTATTGTGATGGTAAGGTTTTAAAGCAATCACATAAAAATATAAGTGAACACTTTAAGTTTGATAAATATGACTGCTATTTAGTTCCTGGTTTTTATGGAATTACTCAAGATAATGAGATAGCTGTTTTAAGTCGAGGAGGTAGTGATTTAACAGGGGGAGAGTTAGCTTATTCTTTAGATGCAGATGTATATGAAAACTGGACTGATACAAATGGAGTTTATGAAGTTGATCCAAGAATTATCCAAGACGCAAATGTTATTCCAAGACTTACTTTTAAAGAGTTAAGGCTTTTAAGCTCAAAAGGTTTTAATGTTTTCCATTTTAATGCAATGTTAAATTGTAAAAAAAGTAAAATTCCAATAAATATTAGAAATACTAATAATCCTGAGCATGAAGGAACAATTATCTTAAGTGAAAGAGTTCCTATGGAAGACTTAGTAGGAATTGCAAAACTTGATAATATGGCTGCAATTCATTTACAAAAAGATATGCTTGCTGATGAAATAGGATTTACAGCAGAACTTTTAAAAGTTTTTAGTGAATTTGGTATCAATACTTACCATTATCCAACAGATAGAGATGATATTTCAATTTTAGTTGACCAAGAAGATTTGAAAGGAAATATAAATAATCTAAGAAGATCAATAGAAAGAAGGTTAAAAACAGATAATATTTTTGTTACATATAATTTATCTATTATTACACTAGTTGGAATAGGCTTAAAAGAAAATGCTTTTGCTGTAGTTGATGCAATTGCTGCTTTAAAAGAAGAGAATATTTCTTTTGAAATGTTTGATATGAGTCCCTCAAAAATTTCCTTTCATATAGGAGTCTCTCAAAATATTTCTGATATTGCTTTAGAAACTTTATATAAGAAAATGATAGCAGTTTAA
- a CDS encoding TPR end-of-group domain-containing protein encodes MRWLVVIFFLSISLSFAQTVKNTEEKIQQKVDSLQKPLYNPFVENYILHEIKQLRDENRNLKVELHETLAKKEVQMNNNVVNYATSTINNMFYIIAAATSLLVIVGWSSIKDTNEKVKNMIDEKTSKIIQEYEERLLSFEKDLEKRSKQVKQNQHEIEVTNTIHSLWIRSSQESTPTGKVEIYDEILNIRPDEVEALTYKADAVLDMGEANWALSLTNQALAIDSTYANAYYQRSKIYAVLGQEENAILDLEKAINLNEQYVEEIENDEEFHSLLNHEKVVEFLKLKATV; translated from the coding sequence ATGAGATGGTTGGTAGTTATATTTTTTTTGAGTATAAGTTTAAGCTTTGCACAAACCGTAAAAAATACAGAAGAAAAGATTCAACAAAAAGTTGATAGTTTACAAAAACCTCTTTATAATCCTTTTGTTGAGAATTATATTTTACATGAAATAAAACAATTAAGAGATGAAAATAGAAATTTAAAAGTAGAACTTCATGAAACATTAGCAAAAAAAGAAGTTCAAATGAATAACAATGTTGTAAATTATGCAACATCAACAATAAATAACATGTTTTATATTATTGCTGCTGCAACTTCTTTATTAGTAATAGTTGGTTGGTCTTCAATTAAAGATACCAATGAAAAAGTTAAAAACATGATTGATGAAAAGACTTCAAAAATAATTCAAGAATATGAAGAACGACTTTTAAGTTTTGAAAAAGACTTAGAGAAAAGAAGTAAACAAGTAAAACAAAATCAACATGAAATTGAAGTTACTAATACAATTCACTCCTTATGGATTAGATCAAGCCAAGAATCAACACCAACTGGTAAAGTAGAGATTTATGATGAAATCTTAAATATTAGACCAGATGAAGTAGAAGCTTTAACATATAAAGCTGATGCAGTTTTAGATATGGGGGAAGCAAATTGGGCATTGAGTCTTACTAATCAAGCATTAGCAATAGATTCTACCTATGCAAATGCTTATTACCAAAGATCAAAAATCTATGCTGTATTAGGTCAAGAAGAGAATGCAATATTAGATTTAGAAAAAGCAATTAACTTAAATGAACAGTATGTGGAAGAAATAGAAAATGATGAGGAGTTTCATTCTTTACTTAATCATGAAAAAGTTGTAGAGTTTCTTAAATTAAAAGCAACAGTTTAG
- a CDS encoding MFS transporter: MLFFKLSAFYFFYFAAVGVYVIFLPKVLHDIGYSAFEIGIVFAIAPLMKFITPFLFLKHITLNQNVFKIALLLSVFCSLMLYVTLENLYLLMINNAVLAACLSMILPYLEVTAVKVLGKSRYGKSRLYGSIGFMVISLLLGQFLTNPYIAIHYYLAVNILTVTFALLLLKYDDVNHDESKSNSNFSFFKYWPFWVSLFFMQLSFGSFYNFFTIYETEHGISLEMTSYLWSFGVICEILILYFQGPLLKRNLLSLIKFSVAITAIRWFILFMYPDNLTLTFISQGIHAFSFGLFHSAVVMYLYSLYENKKLAQQFMFGVAYGLGGFLGALIAGWLYGEFLFFYSTIFAIFALVFLYSKKLPKEV; this comes from the coding sequence ATGCTTTTTTTTAAACTTTCAGCATTTTATTTTTTCTATTTTGCAGCGGTTGGAGTTTATGTAATATTTTTACCAAAAGTGTTACATGATATTGGTTATAGTGCATTTGAAATTGGTATTGTATTTGCAATTGCTCCACTTATGAAATTTATTACACCTTTTTTATTCCTAAAGCATATCACTTTAAATCAAAATGTTTTTAAAATAGCTCTTCTTTTATCTGTATTTTGTTCATTAATGTTATATGTAACTTTAGAAAATCTATATTTACTTATGATAAATAATGCTGTTCTTGCAGCTTGTTTATCTATGATTTTACCCTACTTAGAAGTTACAGCTGTAAAAGTCTTAGGAAAGTCTAGATATGGAAAATCTAGACTTTATGGTTCTATTGGTTTTATGGTTATTTCTTTACTTCTAGGGCAATTTTTAACAAATCCATATATTGCAATACATTATTATCTTGCTGTTAATATTTTAACAGTGACATTTGCATTATTACTTTTAAAATATGATGATGTAAATCATGATGAATCTAAATCAAATTCTAATTTTTCTTTTTTTAAATACTGGCCATTTTGGGTAAGTCTATTTTTTATGCAACTTAGTTTTGGAAGCTTTTATAATTTCTTTACAATATATGAGACAGAGCATGGCATTAGTCTAGAAATGACATCTTACCTTTGGTCTTTTGGTGTTATTTGTGAAATACTTATTTTATATTTTCAAGGACCTTTACTTAAAAGAAATCTTTTATCTTTGATAAAATTTTCTGTTGCAATTACTGCAATACGATGGTTTATTCTTTTTATGTATCCAGATAACTTAACACTCACTTTTATAAGTCAAGGTATTCATGCCTTTTCTTTTGGATTATTTCATAGTGCAGTTGTTATGTATTTATACTCTTTATACGAAAATAAAAAGCTTGCTCAACAATTTATGTTTGGTGTAGCTTATGGATTAGGTGGTTTTTTAGGGGCTTTAATTGCTGGTTGGTTATATGGAGAATTTTTATTTTTTTACTCTACTATTTTTGCAATTTTTGCATTAGTTTTTTTATATAGTAAAAAACTTCCAAAGGAAGTCTAA
- a CDS encoding RDD family protein has protein sequence MANRWRDIKQGNIKENLSSNKEEINDNPFASAPIGHRIKAFIVDMFMIMMPIMYITTYLIMDGKDDFQGSDEARWITALVFGLIIVLFWIAKGQTPGLKAYSLKLIDDNTKNKISLPKAIIRYLVFLISATTIILAFLPFFRKDKKTFQDLLTKSTVIQTEK, from the coding sequence ATGGCAAACAGATGGCGAGATATAAAACAGGGAAATATCAAAGAGAATCTTTCTTCAAATAAAGAAGAAATAAATGATAACCCTTTCGCCTCTGCTCCTATTGGACATAGAATCAAAGCATTTATTGTTGATATGTTTATGATTATGATGCCTATTATGTATATAACTACTTATTTAATTATGGATGGGAAAGATGATTTTCAAGGAAGTGATGAAGCAAGATGGATTACAGCCCTAGTTTTTGGATTAATTATTGTCCTTTTTTGGATAGCAAAAGGACAAACTCCTGGACTTAAAGCTTACTCACTAAAATTAATTGATGATAATACGAAAAATAAGATTTCTCTACCTAAAGCAATTATAAGGTATTTAGTTTTTTTAATTTCTGCAACAACAATAATTCTTGCTTTTTTACCTTTCTTTAGAAAAGACAAAAAAACATTTCAAGATCTTTTGACAAAATCAACCGTTATTCAAACTGAAAAATAA